The sequence TCAGTTTCTTCTACTTGAGCGATAAAGCCCGGAATAGAGTCAATATCTACTTTCTCAGGGGTATTACCAGCAAGACCCATGATGATAGCAATATCAGTGTGGTGACCTTTCCCTGTCAGTGATAGCGATCCATAGACATCAACGGTGATTTTAGTGATGGTTTGCAATTTTTCCATTGCATTTAATTCATCAATAAACTCTTTACCCGCTTTCATTGGGCCTACAGTGTGAGAACTTGAAGGACCAACGCCAATTTTAAAGATGTCGAAAACACTAATCATATCGATTACCTCAAAAGTAAGCCTCCCAGGGGTAGGGAGGCTTATAATATCGTTATATTTTTGGCCTAAGCACGTAAAAAACGTGATTAAAGAGCGCCGTAGATTACAGAACTAATTGCTGCAAGACCACATATTGTTGTGAAAACTTGTACTAGCGCAGAAGTTTTGTACTTCGCCATTGCTGGGACCTTGTTCATGGCAAAAATTGGCATTAGGAACAGGATACCGGCAATCATCGGTGCACCCATTGTTTCAATCATACCTAGGATGCTTGGGTTAACGATAGCCACAATCCAAGTAGTGATAACGATGAACAACAGAGACGCTTTTTCAATTTTGCTTACAGAAGCGTTAGAGCGTGATTTAACTAAGCCAACAAGACCTTCATGTGCCCCCAAGAAGTGACCGAAGTAGCTTGAAGTGATGGCAGCAAATGCCACTAGAGGACCTAGGTAAGAAATCAGTGGAGACTCATGCATGTTCGCTAGGTAAGAAAGAACCGAAATGTTTTGCTCTTTCGCCATAGCGAGTTGTTCTGGAGATAGAGAGAGAACAACAGAGAATACGAAGAACATGACGAAGCCCATTAGCATCATCGCTGCGCCACCAGTGATGGCATCTGTTTTCTTCACTGCATTCTCACCGTAAACACGACGTTGCTCTTTAGAGAACTGAGAAATGATAGGGCTGTGGTTGAAAGAAAACACGATGATTGGAATCGCAAGCCAAACGATGGTTGGCATTGCAGACCAGTCTGGTGCAACTTCCATCATTGAACCATTCCACTCAGGAATCAGGTAGAACGAAAGCGCAAGTAGAACCAATACCAATGGGTAAACCATAGCAGAAGTCGCTTTTAGCATCAGCTCTTTACCAAATACTACGCCCGCAGTCATTGCAGCAATCAGCGCACCTGACAGCAACCAGCGAGGGATAGATTCCATACCAACTTGGTTAACTAAAAACGAGTCTACAGTGTTGGTAATGCCAACGCCGTAAATAAGAACGATTGGGTAGATAGCGAAAAAGTAAGCGAAAGTAATAAGGTTTGCGCCAGTCTTACCAAAGTGTTCTTCAACAGTGTCAGTGATGTCGGCTTCAGGATTTTTCGCAGAAAGAACGAAACGAGCCAGAGATTTGTGAGCGAACCAAGTCATTGGAGCGGCAATCAGAGCAAGGATTACTAATGGCCAGAAACCACCAGCGCCCGCTTTAATTGGAAGGAAAAGTACGCCAGCACCTACAGCGGTACCGAATAGCGATAGGCACCAAGTGAAGTCTTTGTAAGTAAACTTACTCGACGATCGTGCGGTATCTACCGCAGAAGTAGTAGTTTTCATTTGTGATACTCATTTTGGGAACAGGAAATAAGTCGGCCGCAATTCTGCATAAAAACATGCTTTCGCATATAGATCTAAATCACGAATCGGGTTGTGACGTTGCATGATATTGCAAAAATATGTGCATTGTCACGAAAATGACGTGCCACGCGCGAGGTTTACTAATGAGTTTGATTAGATTTTCTAATTTCGCGTTAACAAAATTAGAACTTTTTCACAGTATGAGTGACTGTTACTGAGTAAAGAGAAAACAAGAGTGCCGCATAATGCTGCAACAACACGGCTAACGGTACAAAATGTGTTTTTGAAGTGCTTGAATGATTTGTGCTGTCATACCCCATATAAAGTGGTTCTGGTAGGAAAGCCCAAAGACACGATGTGTGTACTCCCCGAATTGAAACTGGTGACTATGCAGTTGATATCGATCAAAAACAATGCGTGCCGGCACTTCGAATACTTCATCGACTTCGTTTCTATCAATTGTGGTGACATAGGAGTTATCGACAAAACCGAGGAAAGGGGTAACGCTAAATTTGCTGATGGTGACCAGTTCAGGCATCTGGCCAAATATCGAGATTTGTTGGTTCTCGATACCAATTTCTTCGTATGTTTCACGCAAAGCCGTATGCGCTAAATTGATGTCATCATCTTCGTATTTGCCCCCCGGAAAGCTAATTTGTCCAGGGTGGTGTTTCAGATGTTTTGCGCGGCGCGTGAATATCACGTTGAGCCCGTTGTCTCGCTCCACAAAACCGATCAGCACCGATGCTTTACGCAGCGGATACGATTTTAAATGAGCGACACGCCTCATCGAATCTTTATGGTAATCCACCGTTTGGTGAAGTTGAAAATTCTGAATTAGCTGGCTTTTGTTGAGTTCTGGGCTCACATTAACTCCATAACTGACTGTAAATAAAGGGTATTGGTTGACTACTTTTTATTTGTTTATAACGTAATAATAGTTCATACCCACAAAGTCGTTGTACGGTTAACTTTCCAGTACAGGTAGAATCCGGCTTAGTTTATCCAATGTTTCTTGATATTCTGCATCACATTGGCTGTCTGCAACCAGTCCTCCACCCGCCCAAACGTGCATAGTGCTGTTTTCCGCGATCAAAGTTCGGATGGTGATACTGGTATCCATTCGGCCATGTCGGCTTATGTACCCAATACTGCCGCAGTAAGCACTGCGTCGGTGAGGCTCTAATTCTTCGATAATCTCCATCGCACGTATTTTCGGCGCGCCAGTAATCGACCCACCTGGAAAACTCGCTCGAAGCAGATCGGCCGCGCTGTATTGAGCGTCAAGTTCCGCGCGGATTGTACTCACTAGGTGGTGTACCGCAGGGAAGCTTTCTATATCAAACAGTTTAGGTACGTGAACAGTGCCCGGTTTGGCGACTCGACCAATATCGTTACGCAGTAAATCGACAATCATCAAGTTTTCAGCTTGGTCTTTTTCTGCGTTGGCTAGTTCTGTCGCAGCAGCTTGATCTTCCTCTGGGTTTTCGTATCTTGGTCTTGTCCCTTTGATAGGTTTGGTTTCAATCACGCGGTCTTTGACCTCAAGAAAACGCTCAGGTGAAACACTCAAGATTGCGCCTTGCTCAGTACGAATAAACGCGGAGAATGGCACTTGATTGACCGCTTCTAACTTTTGGTAAGCGCGCCATTCACTGCCGGAGTATTTGGCTTTAAATCGTTGAGCAAGGTTGATCTGATAGCAGTCACCTGAACGCAAATACTCTTGGACTTGAGCAAACTTGGTGCTGTAGCTCTCTTTGGTCATGTTTGATTGCCAACTGCCATGCAAAGTGAAAGCGTCAGCTAGAGTAGGGGACTGTTCTAATAGCCATTGATAATGAAGTTCTACCTCTTGCCCCACGACGTAGGCAGCCTTGTCTTTGTGATCAATCACAACAGCCCAGTCAAACAATCCAACCGCCATGTCTGGTGTTGATAAGTCGTGTTCCGCAATGTCAGGCAAATGTTCAACTCTGCGCCCAAGATCATAAGAAAAATAGCCTAGAGCCCCTCCAATGAACGGTAACTCACCGTCATAGGCACAGCTTGGTAACCACTGCTGCTGATACTGCTGTAAGAGTGTGAACGGGTCAGCTTCAGACTCAAAAGTCTCGCGTGAAGTAACAACAGTCGTTTTACTTCCTAGTGTGGTTAATGTGGCGATCGGGTCAGCCACCAAAATATCAAAACGGCTATCGATATGATTTGGGGAAGCCGAACGTAACAACATTGCCCAAGGCATATGCTCGATACGGCTGAAAAGTTGCTGAGCGAGGTCAGTTTGATAGTTAATCGTTTTGATTTCTAAGCTATTTGGTGTGTTGTTATTCATTTGTGTAATTTGTGACAAAGAGTTCGATCACTGCATGGTAACAGAGGGAAAGCAAGAGTATCATAATGCGAACCCAAGCTGCTAGATGACGTTCAACAATAACAATAGCGCAGTTTATCTTCATCAAATGCGAGATAAGCAAACGTTTTCTTAGTGGTTACAAAAGGAAGCATAACTATAACGAGGCATGCAATGACGGTAATTCGCAAGCAAGATGTCATCAGCAGTGTTGCTGATGCACTTCAGTACATCTCTTACTACCACCCTTTAGATTTTGTTCAAGCTCTGGAAAAGGCCTACCACAAAGAAGAAAGCCAAGCGGCAAAAGACGCCATCGCTCAAATTCTGATTAACTCTCGTATGTCTGCTGAAGGTCACCGACCTATTTGTCAGGACACGGGTATCGTAACGTGTTTCGTGAACATCGGCATGGGTGTTCAATGGGACTCTACCGATATGACGGTTCAGCAGATGGTTGACGAGGGTGTTCGCCAAGCTTACACCAACCCAGATAACCCGCTACGTGCCTCGGTGCTTATGGACCCAGCAGGTAAGCGAATCAACACCAAAGATAACACGCCAGCCGTTGTACACATCAATATGGTGCCAGGCGATAAAGTTGAAATCCAAATCGCGGCAAAAGGCGGCGGTAGTGAAAACAAAACCAAGATGGTGATGCTCAACCCATCGGACGACATTGCTGAGTGGGTAGAGAAAACACTGCCAACGATGGGTGCAGGCTGGTGTCCACCAGGCATGCTAGGTATCGGTATCGGTGGTACAGCTGAGAAAGCGGCAGTACTGGCGAAAGAATCTTTGATGGAACACATCGATATCCAAGAGCTTATCGAGCGTGGCCCACAAAATGCAGAAGAAGAACTGCGTTTGGACATCTTTAACCGAGTAAACCGACTAGGCATTGGCGCCCAAGGTCTGGGCGGTTTAACGACTGTTGTTGACGTGAAAATCAAAACCGCACCTACGCACGCAGCGTCAAAGCCAGTGTGTCTGATCCCTAACTGTGCTGCAACGCGTCACGTACACTTCACACTAGACGGAACTGGTCCTGCGGATCTAACGCCACCAAAATTGGAAGAGTGGCCAGACATCACTTGGGAAGCGGGCGACAACACTCGCCGCGTAAACCTTGATACGGTGACAAAAGAAGAAGTTGAGCAGTGGAAGACAGGCGAGACCGTTCTTCTCTCTGGTAAGATTCTTACGGGTCGTGACGCGGCACACAAACGCATCCAAACTATGCTGCAAAATGGTGAAGGTTTACCTGAAGGCGTCGATTTCAAAGGTAAATTTATCTATTACGTAGGCCCAGTAGACGCGGTGGGTGATGAAGCCGTTGGTCCTGCTGGTCCAACAACGTCAACGCGTATGGATAAGTTCACCGACATGATGCTTGATGAGACAGGCATCATGGGCATGATCGGCAAAGCAGAGCGTGGCCCTGCGACAGTGGAATCAATTAGAAAGCACAAAGCGGTATACTTGATGGCTGTTGGTGGCGCTGCTTACTTAGTGGCGAAAGCGATTAAGAAAGCGCGTGTCGTGGCATTTGAAGACTTAGGTATGGAAGCTATCTACGAGTTTGAAGTGGAAGATATGCCAGTCACCGTGGCGGTTGACTCAAACGGTACTAACGCTCACCAAATTGGTCCAGATACGTGGAAAGTGAAAATCCAAGAGATGGAAGAGCAGCTATAAGCATTCTCAGGAGTGTGAGAAACTGCTGATTTAATTAGGTAACATTTGACAAAGGTGCGGTTCAGTCGCACCTTTAGTCCATATATTCTAATTCTTTTAAATGTTTGGAGCGTTCATGCCTCGTTTTGTTCAAATCCTACAACTGATTATTGCAGTGGTAGTGGGTGGAGTTGTGGGTTACGACCTTATTCTTCACGGAATCAGTATCTTTGATGAAAAGTACGTCACAATCGCATTGGTTCTGGCTCTACTTGTTGAAATTTCACTTTTCGTTGTCTACAAACTGATTGAAGACGATTAGACTCAAAGAGCAAATCTGACTCTCGAAGCCCTTGATTTTTATCAAGGGCTTTTTTATTCATCTACGATTAAGATTAGATTTATTAGCATGTTCAATGATTTGAATATAAAGAGACAGTGAATGAAGAAAATTACGCAAGAAGTGAACGACCTAATTCATCGTAGTATGGATTCGCACGTAAGAATTGCCGTTACCGGACTCTCTCGAGCTGGTAAAACGGCCTTTATCAGTTCTTTGGTGAATCAGCTTCTTCATACCTCAACTCATGACAATCTCCCTTTACTGACGGCCTCTAGGGATAAAAGAATTATTGGCGCTAAACGCGAGCCTCAATCGAATATGATGGTGCCACGTTTTGCGTATGATGAGTCAATGGAGCATATTCACTCATACCCTCCTAAGTGGCCAGAACCCACCAGAGACGTCAGTGAAATTCGTTTAGCACTGAAATACAAGCCGAACAGCAAAGCTAAGCGATTGTTGAGCCGTACTTCGACGCTCCATATCGATATTATCGATTATCCGGGCGAGTGGCTGCTCGACTTGCCGCTGCTCGACATGGACTTTCAAGAATGGTCGGCGAGTCAGTTTGCTGCGCTTAAAGGCAAGCGACAATCACTGGCTGAAAGTTGGTTGAATGATGCCCATGACTTCGATTTAGATAGCGAAGTGGATGAAAAACGACTTGCTGACATTGCAGAAAGCTACACACGTTATTTGTACGCATGCAAAGAAGAAGGATTGCACTGGGTTCAACCGGGGCGATTTGTGTTACCCGGGGAGTTAGAAGGCGCGCCTGTATTACAGTTCTTTCCTTGTCGGTTTGATGCTGAGAAAAAAGTCGTTAAAGGATCGAATCTAGCCATGCTGAAGGCAAGGTATCAGGAATACCAACAAAAAGTCGTTAAAGCGTTTTATAAGCACCATTTCGCAACGTTTGATCGACAAATTGTGTTAGTGGATTGCTTACAACCCCTTAACGCTGGCTATGAATCTTTCCACGATATGCGTGATGCACTTGAGCAGATTATGCATAGCTTTCGTTATGGCCGCAGTAATGTACTTAAAAGATTGTTTGCGCCTCGTATTGATAAGGTTCTGTTTGCTGCGACGAAAGCGGATCACGTCACTCCCGAACAACATCCTCACCTTGTGTCTCTTCTCCAACAGATGGTGCATCCTGCGTGGCAGAGTGCCTCTTATGAAAATATCGAAATGAGTTGTATGACGATGGCGTCAATACAGGCGACACAAACAGGGTTTATCAGTCAGGGAGATCAGGCGATTCCGGCGCTTCAGGGCGTGACCATAGATGAACAGCCACTCACGGTATTCCCTGGAGAAGTGCCTAAAAAATTACCGAATCAGTCGTATTGGGACGCGCAAGGTTTTGAGTTTACCGCGTTCAGGCCTCTAGAACTGTCCGAGGATGAGCCATTGCCGCATATACGATTAGATAAAGCTTTAGATTATTTGATTGGAGACAAGCTGAAATGAGCAAAGAAACAGAATCAACGCTTAAAAAGAAGCAAGTTTTCGACCAAGGCTTAACTCAAGAAAAAGAGCGAGATCGTGCTCCTGACTTAAATGTGCAGATGCAATTTTCTGAGCAAGAGAAGTTTGTTCCGGTAGAAATTGAATCTACGGAAACCGCGACAGAGCAAGAAGATCGCCTAGAACACGTTATACGCCCCAACAAAGGCCCTAAATGGCTTGCGAGCGGCTTACTAACTGCATTTACTGGTCTCGTGGGGTGGCAGGCGATCGATACCATCGTGACCTCTGTGCAAAGCTCTGATTGGTTAGCATTGGGCTGGGCGGGATTCATCGCAACCATTGCAGGGTTAGGCATCAGTGTCATTGGACGCGAGATATGGAAGTTAAGAACGTTACGTCGTCACTTTAGTGTTCAAGAGCAGAGCGAAGCACTGATGCTGGCGGATGGAGTAGGTAAAGGCAAAGCGTTTTGTGAAGCGATTGCCAAGCAAAGTGGTGTCAAGCAGGAATCTGCCAGCTACGATCGTTGGATTAATAGTGTCAATTCGTCTCATAGCGATGCAGAAGTGATTGATATGTATGACGCGATGGTCGTGTCAGAACAAGATAAAGTTGCGACCAAAATAGTGTCTCAACATGCGACAGAATCTGCTGCGCTGGTGGCGATCAGTCCATTAGCGATTGCCGACATGTTGCTGGTGGCATGGCGCAATTTTAAAATGATTGACAACTTAGCGCAGGTGTATGGAGTCGAGCTGGGTTACTGGTCGCGTTTAAAGCTGTTTAAAGCTACCTTAATTAATATGGCTGCCGCAGGTGCAAGTGAATTGGCCATTGACGCGGGTATGGATCTGATGTCGATGGATCTGGCAGGAAGAGTGTCAGCACGAGCCGGGCAAGGTTTGGGTGTCGGTATTTTAACAGCGCGCCTCGGGCTAAAAGCCATGTCATTGTTGCGACCTATACCTTGGCATCAGGACCGTAAAGTAAAACTTGGGACAATTCGCAAGCGCATCGTTGAAAAATTAGCCGCAATAACAATCAAATAGCGCGAATGTGAAGCAAGTATTACTCACTTTGCTTGACGAGGATCTAGGCTTAAGGGAAACTACTGTCAACTTTTCGTGACACCTCAAGTTAGGGATTCATATACGTGCGTCTAGAAGTTTTTTGTGAAGACAGATTGGGTCTGACTCGTGAATTGCTCGATATTTTGGCAACCAAAAATATCGATTTACGAGGTATTGAAATTGATATCACTGG is a genomic window of Vibrio japonicus containing:
- a CDS encoding aromatic amino acid transport family protein; this encodes MKTTTSAVDTARSSSKFTYKDFTWCLSLFGTAVGAGVLFLPIKAGAGGFWPLVILALIAAPMTWFAHKSLARFVLSAKNPEADITDTVEEHFGKTGANLITFAYFFAIYPIVLIYGVGITNTVDSFLVNQVGMESIPRWLLSGALIAAMTAGVVFGKELMLKATSAMVYPLVLVLLALSFYLIPEWNGSMMEVAPDWSAMPTIVWLAIPIIVFSFNHSPIISQFSKEQRRVYGENAVKKTDAITGGAAMMLMGFVMFFVFSVVLSLSPEQLAMAKEQNISVLSYLANMHESPLISYLGPLVAFAAITSSYFGHFLGAHEGLVGLVKSRSNASVSKIEKASLLFIVITTWIVAIVNPSILGMIETMGAPMIAGILFLMPIFAMNKVPAMAKYKTSALVQVFTTICGLAAISSVIYGAL
- a CDS encoding CoA pyrophosphatase, with translation MSPELNKSQLIQNFQLHQTVDYHKDSMRRVAHLKSYPLRKASVLIGFVERDNGLNVIFTRRAKHLKHHPGQISFPGGKYEDDDINLAHTALRETYEEIGIENQQISIFGQMPELVTISKFSVTPFLGFVDNSYVTTIDRNEVDEVFEVPARIVFDRYQLHSHQFQFGEYTHRVFGLSYQNHFIWGMTAQIIQALQKHILYR
- the pabB gene encoding aminodeoxychorismate synthase component 1, which translates into the protein MNNNTPNSLEIKTINYQTDLAQQLFSRIEHMPWAMLLRSASPNHIDSRFDILVADPIATLTTLGSKTTVVTSRETFESEADPFTLLQQYQQQWLPSCAYDGELPFIGGALGYFSYDLGRRVEHLPDIAEHDLSTPDMAVGLFDWAVVIDHKDKAAYVVGQEVELHYQWLLEQSPTLADAFTLHGSWQSNMTKESYSTKFAQVQEYLRSGDCYQINLAQRFKAKYSGSEWRAYQKLEAVNQVPFSAFIRTEQGAILSVSPERFLEVKDRVIETKPIKGTRPRYENPEEDQAAATELANAEKDQAENLMIVDLLRNDIGRVAKPGTVHVPKLFDIESFPAVHHLVSTIRAELDAQYSAADLLRASFPGGSITGAPKIRAMEIIEELEPHRRSAYCGSIGYISRHGRMDTSITIRTLIAENSTMHVWAGGGLVADSQCDAEYQETLDKLSRILPVLES
- a CDS encoding fumarate hydratase; protein product: MTVIRKQDVISSVADALQYISYYHPLDFVQALEKAYHKEESQAAKDAIAQILINSRMSAEGHRPICQDTGIVTCFVNIGMGVQWDSTDMTVQQMVDEGVRQAYTNPDNPLRASVLMDPAGKRINTKDNTPAVVHINMVPGDKVEIQIAAKGGGSENKTKMVMLNPSDDIAEWVEKTLPTMGAGWCPPGMLGIGIGGTAEKAAVLAKESLMEHIDIQELIERGPQNAEEELRLDIFNRVNRLGIGAQGLGGLTTVVDVKIKTAPTHAASKPVCLIPNCAATRHVHFTLDGTGPADLTPPKLEEWPDITWEAGDNTRRVNLDTVTKEEVEQWKTGETVLLSGKILTGRDAAHKRIQTMLQNGEGLPEGVDFKGKFIYYVGPVDAVGDEAVGPAGPTTSTRMDKFTDMMLDETGIMGMIGKAERGPATVESIRKHKAVYLMAVGGAAYLVAKAIKKARVVAFEDLGMEAIYEFEVEDMPVTVAVDSNGTNAHQIGPDTWKVKIQEMEEQL
- a CDS encoding YcjX family protein, whose product is MKKITQEVNDLIHRSMDSHVRIAVTGLSRAGKTAFISSLVNQLLHTSTHDNLPLLTASRDKRIIGAKREPQSNMMVPRFAYDESMEHIHSYPPKWPEPTRDVSEIRLALKYKPNSKAKRLLSRTSTLHIDIIDYPGEWLLDLPLLDMDFQEWSASQFAALKGKRQSLAESWLNDAHDFDLDSEVDEKRLADIAESYTRYLYACKEEGLHWVQPGRFVLPGELEGAPVLQFFPCRFDAEKKVVKGSNLAMLKARYQEYQQKVVKAFYKHHFATFDRQIVLVDCLQPLNAGYESFHDMRDALEQIMHSFRYGRSNVLKRLFAPRIDKVLFAATKADHVTPEQHPHLVSLLQQMVHPAWQSASYENIEMSCMTMASIQATQTGFISQGDQAIPALQGVTIDEQPLTVFPGEVPKKLPNQSYWDAQGFEFTAFRPLELSEDEPLPHIRLDKALDYLIGDKLK
- a CDS encoding YcjF family protein, whose translation is MSKETESTLKKKQVFDQGLTQEKERDRAPDLNVQMQFSEQEKFVPVEIESTETATEQEDRLEHVIRPNKGPKWLASGLLTAFTGLVGWQAIDTIVTSVQSSDWLALGWAGFIATIAGLGISVIGREIWKLRTLRRHFSVQEQSEALMLADGVGKGKAFCEAIAKQSGVKQESASYDRWINSVNSSHSDAEVIDMYDAMVVSEQDKVATKIVSQHATESAALVAISPLAIADMLLVAWRNFKMIDNLAQVYGVELGYWSRLKLFKATLINMAAAGASELAIDAGMDLMSMDLAGRVSARAGQGLGVGILTARLGLKAMSLLRPIPWHQDRKVKLGTIRKRIVEKLAAITIK